The Coffea arabica cultivar ET-39 chromosome 2c, Coffea Arabica ET-39 HiFi, whole genome shotgun sequence genome includes the window ATtacacatatgcaaaatttgaatttcaaattcaaattcgaattatgtGTCATGTATCTAATGATGAAAGTTTATACACTGTCAGcgtataaaagattaatccacAAATTTAAccttatcttattttttttattgttgttatAAATTCCATAAGTAGGATAACATAAGGGTAGTATTGGGACAAaagttttatctttcttgtatttcCTCTAAAGGGGTTAAAATGTCATAAGAAATGTCAATGCAAAGGAGGTAAGTGAGattttagaaacctcaagggagctGAGTGATTTTATGAAAAACCAtgaaaaacctcaggggaggtttttcatattatcccatttaatttaagttatttaaaaaataaataccttTTGTAGTTATGAAATTTGGATTATTCTTCAATTGATATCTATTGAGTTTTCATTATCTTGGAACCATCtaacatttttcatataaaCAAGTTAATGAGGTTggctcttttgattttttttttccttctttgtttCAAAAGTTTACTGGTGAGATCCAATTTATTTTCTCCCGTATTTTTGGTTGATTTCTACAAAATAAAATCTCAATTAAGTTGACATATGTGCTCTTCATATTGGTCTAGCAATATTATCTATAACTAATTGTCCGACTACTATTTATTAAACAAACATGGGAAACTTACAGATTCTGTTTCTTTTACCTCAGCTCATTTCACTTTTCGTCCAATATAATATCTCCCACAACTTTTATCCATCACTGATCTCTAGCTGGGAAGTGAGAAGTTGAATTGGTTATTGTAGATGATCAGCTATCCCATGGTTTAGGATCAAAAGGCCTTTTccaacaataaaattttaagtCCTAATACCAAGTGCTAGTTGAAGTATTAAAGGGTAGAAGAAATGAAATCCTATTCCTTTTGAAAGGGTTCTCTTTGACAATGACACAGACTAAAACAATTCTTATGTGTTCTGTCAAAAGTTCAATGATGGAATAAATAATAGGAGTACAAAGTATAAAGAAAATCATGTGATAGAGTGGGAGGATCTCCATTCCATATCACAATAATACTCCTATGGGTTGAGAATGATTTGGATCAATTAGCAATCAATTCATTTACTTTATTGCAAATTGTGTCTTACAAGTTACTATGAACTTAGCAATGTATTGGCCAATGGGCAATAAAAGATTATTGGGGTTATTATTGCctatttggattgcattttttcccaaaaatttttacattttttgtgaacacattttttaattatctttttattttacatatgtCAAATCGTTAaactatatatacatattttataaaaactccaaaaaatagcaattcaaattgGTAGTATCCTACATAGAAAGCTAATCATTTGTACCAAATTTGATGTGAAATTTGCCTTTGATGGAGAAATTTATCCTAAGAGGAAAGACGGGATGAAattactttgaatttggaccaGACTGACTACTGGAAAAAGTTTAATCGAGAATTGATTAGGCACTGGATTTTCCTTGATTGTTGACTGCACAAAAATTGGGTTGTTCAATCAATATTGGGAGGTTGCAAATTATCTTCTTTCTTTCAAGTTTCATAACTTACATTTGGATTAAATGCATTAGTCCACTTAATGCGATTTTCACTTTCCTCCTGTCATTATTTTTGTTATACTTCTCCTCTACACTAACTATATGGTAAAAAGATATTATTATCCTTAATTAGTTATTAATCAAAATAATACCCAAAATGgagattcaattttttttttaaattttaggatAATGTCCTTAAAATTGGGATCCAACCTCTTGAAAGAAACTACATATCCTTGAAAGTGTTGTaaactataaaataatatcattttatGTGAAAATGGAACTCATAAAATAGTAACAAAAAAACATATAATTTTAACAATAAAATATTCCCTCTTGAGATTTTCAAATGTCCATGACGTGATAATGGaaatattttaccatatttgcAGCTCCCCTCCTCTTATTGATGTTCATAATTTGAGGAATTTACCTTACATTCTGACAAGTTGTctaatttattgaatttaatGGCTTTGTTTTATagaaatgaaatattttaaccTTTTAATACCAAATAAAAAAGGAATATATATTTTGGGAACttagttcttcattttcttaagAAAAAAGGCAAattcactacaacaaaaatgacctttACCAGCATTAAAAAGTGTCAGTATAGATAATCTAACCTAACACTTTATCTTTCCTCACACCTAGGATGAGTGTCGTCCCTTCCAATGTGTGGATAGCCTCGTAGCATTGAAATGTGTTAAGAAAACTATGCTGTTATAGTATCCCGTCTGCCAACAAAAATCTCTTCTCGTGATAATCGAAAGTGTCAAGATAGGTATAGTATATCAATAGGATATCAAATTCTATGAAGGCATCTTGAGTTGTCTTAATATATGGCTTTTAAGGACACTTAACCTAGTCAATTTACATTGCTTTGGACGACATTCCCATGTGTCATTAGATATTGCTTTAGAAGCTGAGCTATGCTGCCACTTTTAATTGCcaggagtttttttttgtttttgtttttttttatatggaaGCAACCTACAAGTAATTCTTCTTGCTGTACATTCCATCAATCAGAAACCCAAATAacttgtaaaattatcccaaaaagtAGAATGCATAtagtaattaaaagaaaaagtcaatGCTCAAATATAATTTGTTGAACTAAAAATCGGtaacaagtacaaacatagcaAGTACTAAAAGATTCTCATGTACACAAACTTGAAATACTCTCTTATGCAAAAACTAAAAGATTCTCATCCCTAACAAGTTAAAAGAACTAATAGTAGCTTCCAAACTTTCTAATGAAATGAGAGCCTTCAGTCATAACCACAAAGTCCCCACCTGTGCACAAAGTTTGTGGGGATCATTAGATCATCATACTAACAAGAGCTTCCCAGAAAAGCCACAATATATTTGCTAAAGATCAAATTAAATTGCCATGATTCCAGAGACGAAGCCATTCATGATGAGACCTAAGAGCCACAATGTAAAGACATGAACCCTTTTTCCACTATGGTTTAGGCCACGAGCCATGTCATTTTGTTTGATTCAAAGTTAGGAACCATTCTAAGGATTTAAATTTGTTCAAATTTTTTGTATTCCACGAAATAATCACTTCCAGGGGGAAATTTTGCAACCCACTCACACTTAAGATCAATCTGCTATCAATGACAAACTAAACCTTGTATCCACTCAGTAACATAAAGTCAACTGCTAACAAAACTAGTTACATGCATTTCATATCGGCAATTACAGGATAGATAAATGCGTAAAGTTAAAAGCTTTCAGAATAAGTATTAGCAACTCAATGCCCATAAAGCCAATACATAAATGTGCAGTAGTAGCTGATCATGAAGCTTTAGTTGCATTTACTTCTTAAATATTAGCTAGAGAAAATATCATAATGTTTCCCACCTGGAAGCTTTAATTTCATCTATTAATTACCACCTCATACTTGCCAacaaccataatcacaccactCATCCTCTTATACCAACCACAAAGTCCAATAAACCCAATCTCATGCCCCCTGACCCTCCTCTCCCccaccctccccccccccccaaaaaaagaaaaccaaaaaaagaaagaatagaacaAGAAATGGTTCTTGGAACATTTACAATTTTCACAACACTTTCACAACAAATACATGGAAAGCACTAATGAACATCATTTGTAGGCCTAATTGAATCAAACAAAACTGACCACTAGTCCTCAATTTACTATACAACCACTAACCACCGACATGATTACTACCAAAAATGCAGCTGCAAAGTAGAAGCAAGCTCTTTAATTCATAAAACAGAGTacaaaatcaactcattttAGTACTCAACTTCCATCCTTAAAATCCAGAAAAGGCCATGCAACATCCTTAATCTTCCTCACAAAGACTAAAGACCGTTCTTTGATCAGCTTATACCAAAAACCCACAAAATTAAAACACATATTTTTCAGTTTCAAGAAAAATCACGAGCCAAGATTTACCTTTAGAGAAGACTTAAAGCAGCCCTTCCGGTACACAGACTGGAAAATTTAATGATGTATTGCTATCCTATCCTTGACCAGGGCCTTTTAAATACTTAATGTAATTACCTAGTAGATCAAGAATTTAGTTTCTTTTTGGTGTTAATGTTTTGCACATGAATCAGGAGtttgttttatcttttcttAGCTTCCCCGTGAATCAGGGAATGTATAAAATGGAAACATAAGAGAGATCACTCAATACAAAACCTATACTAGGTTGTTTTCGTATTTATGGTGAAACCATATATTACCTAATAACTTTTCAGTACATCAAATTGCAATCATTGACAGCAAAATGTGCATTGCATCCGTTGCTTTCGCAAAAAATTTGAACTATACTAAAAGGAATGTCTTAAAGTTTTTACCTCCAAAGGAGGGAAGTTCTGCattaatgctcaaaagaagccGTGCTTTTGTTCCTGTGCAGGGTCTCCGTTTCCTTTCTTTAAGGTAAAATTGTTTGGAGAGGCATTCATTGCTAAAGTTTCTTGATACAAAGCCTGCAAAAATAGTTTCCCCAAATTTTAGTAAAGACAAAAGCgaggctaaatcaaatgcttgtaTGAGAAAGATAGTTTACCGTTTATCATTGCCAGATATACTCTCATTGCCCTACTTCCTAGACTGCAATTCAATTTTCAAAGCCTTAAGAAGGTCTTGCATTTCAATTTGTTGGTTTTGCATTTCAGCTTGTCAGTTCTCCAGCCTTTGCATAAGTTGCTATTGAGTTTGGACTTAAATTTCCAACTCAGCTGAGCGCTTTTCAGCTTGTTCAgcatttttcttgaattttccaaCCATGTCAGGTATGAATAACAACAATTCATTAAAAAACAAGATAGATTATGTCCCATCACAGAAGATGCAAAGGAAAGCTCCAAAGTCTGAATTATAAGTTGTAAGTGTCATTATAATTTTAAGCTAGTCCTAAAATTATACATCTCAAACTACACAACATCAACTCCCAAGTCTGAAAAAGAATAGCCAAAGGAGATTTCAAGTCATGAACAACCCCTCCATATGATACATACTCAGCCTACTCAATCAGATTGaatttgagggaaaaaaatagggtcAGATCAAGCACATAACATCCCATCTGTTCCAATTCTGCCTACCCATACAAAAGCTCCAATTAGCTTGCTGGATAAACTAAATCAACCCCAAAATCTAGTGGCAAAACACATGTAATTTAATGTTTTCTAAGTTTGTTGGGTAGGTTTGTCTAATGAGGGAAAGAAGCAGAAAGTATGGTCAACATTTTACACTACCAACGGCAAcaaccaaaattttccaaccgTTGGTCAATTTTTGTTCAACTCTCCCCCTGCCAAGTCCAGCCGTAGCTGGGTTTTGTGCAAAAAATGGTTGGGAAGTAGCAAGTCCTTCCCAAGTGGGCCAAGAGGCAGATGATGCAATTAATCTAGGGGATTCATGATGACAAGGCaaaaatttttaacaatttttcccCTAAGTTAAAAATTAGGGCAATAAAATTTCTAGGGATGAAAAGATTAATCATGTAAATAGCCATAAAATTACACCCTAAATGCAGATTCGACAAGAATGCAAGtagaaattttcagaaaaaaaaaccttagggccaaaatatttgcaaattattTTAGAGAGAAAGAGGAGAGGGAAAGAACTAACCTTTGCCGCAAACACTTGGAGAATTACTTGGTCTTCATGCCAGAGAGCCATGGTACTTCACTGGTCTTCAATCGTCGGAGAGATTGAGATTGCAGTAgtgaggtggaggtagaggtgAGAGTGGGCATCTGAGTGAAAGTGAGGTAGAGATGATTTGTGGGAGAGTTCAACACTTAGAAAAGCTTTGTTTTGCTTCTACACAGTAAAAGACAATTAGACAAGAGTCCGCCACTTTTTTTGCCTTGAATTTTAACTAGATTTGGATCATAATTCATAGGTGGCAAAATCTATTAATTTCATATGAGTGATATTACATTTCTAGTAGTTCTTATAGGTgctaaaattttatacaaatttCTCATAATTGGAAAAATAGGATACATCTTATTATTGAAAATAATGATGTTCAAATTATATGGCACTCAAATAGTTTCATTATAAACAATCCAATGCTATTAATAATGTATTGTAGCATCtgacaaaaatatatatattgcaagaaattgtaaaaaattgaAGACAATTTAGTGACAACAATATGTTATTACTAATATATTAAAAGTTATAATGACAACAAtaagtcgtcactaaacaaATATCAGTTACGACTAgagaaagtcgtcaataaatAGTGCTAGTAACAGTGATGTCACTAaagaccaattttcttgtagtgatggCTGCTTGTCTTTGTCTGTTTGTTTATAATCAATCCAATTGCGCAAAGAACCAGATGGTTTTCAATATTAGCCGAGGGACAACAGTTGAAGTTAGATAGATGAAGATGGTTTTCAAGGTGCTTGGATTCCAATAACTTTCTTTTGGCTGAGATAGCTTGTTTGAGGAGAGGTGAGAGAgatgagaagaagaaaattttcactaAGTCTTTTGGCCGCCAAAATGAAACTTTGGAGTATTTCACTAAGTGTTTTGGCAAATGAATCTTCCGACAAAATCAAACACTGTCAttttgtgtctttttttttgtacatctCACATTTTCTCAAGTGTCATGATAGATAGTCTAAAggcacattattatttttatattagataaaataaaaaatatatagtaTATATTATTGAGTTGATAATAAGTGTCATGATAGGATTACTATAATGACACAAACTAGAAAGTGTCCTTATAGGCATGTCAGGaaaggtcatttttgttgtagtgattGTAGCAGCAAAAATGGTAATAAAGAAGCTTGGGCAATGAGAGGAAGGGGGGAAAATTGGACATAGGGGCAAAATTGGAGctttaaatatttttcaatatCAAATGGAGAAAAATGGATACTTTTCAATAGTCAAAACTAGTGTAGCTTAACAGAGGAGGAAAAAGTTCGACAAAAATAACGTTAAGGAGAAAAGtgcaaatcaaataaaacattAGGAGATTTTTGAGTATTTGATCCTTCATATTTCTACACTACAatctaaatatttttttatacgAGTTGACGAACACGCAACGCATGTTCAATAGttaaactttttaaattattCCTCAGCATAGTAAGATAATTTCAGCAGTAAATTTGATCCAATTTTGTTGGATGAATTATATAGAGTCAACCAAAATTGGTTTTCTCCTCCATCATGGTTTGTGAATATTGACCAAAACTCCAATCTAAATCAACTATTGCCCCTTGCCATATTGTACCTAAACACCTTGTGAACACTGTTATCCATAGATTAGATATTGTACtctttaaactttaaacctaaaaccaaaactcCAGGTCAATTGATCATATTGTATGGGGATTTCAATTGCTTTCTTCATCCTATGGACCAAcctaattaacattggatattCTTAGATATTAAAGTTACTTCAAGCCAATGACCATGCCCATAATTGAGTTCTTGATAATTTTATTGATGTGTGACGGTAAATGCTATTATCGAAAATATTAATAAATCCCATAGAAATAAGTTCACTTAAGTTAGCCGCCTTTGTATTTTATTGTCATGTTAGAGAGGCGCTTCTAATTTAATCACAATTTCTGCTGGAATCGTTGTATAGTTTATACCGTTAATCCTCAGGATATTtaattaagggataatttcagaaacctcccctgtggtttatGACAATTTCACTGAACTCTTCTAAGGTTTGGAAAATTATACctacctcccttgatttgacagttttagaaacaaaaccttaaaataatatcgacttggtcaaatttttaaatgaatgtcCAAAAATGCCctgtgtaatgagttttaatttacttttctatacaattataagattatctagtataattataagaaaaGGTACCAAAATTTTCATCTCCACacctactatttgataaacaactataataataattttattactatGATAGAATACTTTTGGtggtattttattatggatttaaacttataagatagaaaaaatgttgaaaaaattcatttaaagtttatgaattttttgagcAGTGCGATTATCACAATTCAATAGTGGTTTTGgatattttcttttgatttattgttaattttaataccaaaaatagaaaaacaaagattAGCAAAACCATTGGATTGCATATAAAgttaatttatcaaaaaaatcactagtttGATATTTGGTTACAATAAAAACTAGAGATAATAATGGTAGTTCTATagttttattgacaaaaaatataaaaaaaaggaatgagaaggaaaagaatttaaaaaaataattttaaaagccATTCTAAGTATCAACATACCAAACAAGGGAATTTCATCaaaatatttaagggtagtattgtcattttaaatgataagggaggtatgtgtaatttttaaaatctcgagggagctaaatgaaattgttaaaaacatcaagagaggtttctgaaattatctctTTAATTAAACCTACAAACCTTAACTTAATAGAAGTCATATGAGCTTTTCAGATTCATATGTGACCTTGTGCCAAATCTTGGACTCATTAGAATTAAGAAATTTAAGTAAAACTTGCTTTAGCAGTGTTATAGTGTAGAGATTACGATGATTTAATATTTGTTTTAGAGATCTGAAATCATATTCAACATTGGACAATAAGAAAATGTTCTTGTAATAACTTATCCTAATGTTATATGTCACAGCTGAGAATATTACAGAGCATATTTTACTGGAGGATTTGGTGAACCCCTCCCAATGTTTTCATTCAATAAAGTAGCAAAAGAAGAAGGATGAGGACGACAAATAATTGTTATACTTTATTGTACTTTTAGTGTTCGGATGAAATACCCAACACATCACATCACATGTATATGTGAgccaatgttttaaaacccgGACCGTCAAGcaaaccggtgaagtgaaagggtcgaggttcaaccggtcggaccggttcaaccccggttcaataaataaataaataaataatatatatatatatatatatatatatcctaatTTGCATCTCCTGTTAGTGTACTATCTACATGACTCTCCACGAACAGCAGAATTAGAGTTGAATGTAAATGCAAGTTTCCTATATCaggaaacacacacacacacacacacctatGCACAGAATAAGATATAAATGCTAAACTACAATTAACATAAAACTATAAAAGCAATATCCAACAATTAACACACACAATTAACATAGTTATCCAACTTACATGTTCAATTGTCTAAATATTAGAATTAACAAAAAACAATACAAGTCTAAAAAACAATCAAAAAGTCCAAACAAGTCCAATTTCCGAGGCTTCTATAATCTTCTTTGTCATTTTGGGACAACAAAGCTTTTAAAAAAGCCATCTTGATAAGTCGTCATCATCATCCAAAACCATTATATGAATCACTGACAAGTGATAAAGTATAAAATCATATTAGTTTCATCACACCAACTGATAcaaatcttaaaaataaaaataaaagagtacAAATAATTCTATACAAATTACCATTTGAACATTTAATGccaatcatcatcttcatcattaaaAAAGTTTCGACGCTGAAATGTTTCTAAATCAACATCTTCTGCTTCATCTTCATTATCTAAAAAATCaacatatttaattatatacatattcAACAATTGAATATCATATCATACTAGCTTTATTTTTGCATCAAACTAATGATTTATGTCAAACTAACCTTCAAGTTGTTCAGAATTTGAACATTGACCATGAATTGGAAGTTCTTCAAGCTCTTCCTCTAACTCCTCATAATCAAGCTCCCCTTCTTGTTCTTCTTCAACCACCCAAAATTCTGTTTTATCAATTGACTCATAATCAACGGGATCATACGATCTCTTTTGCTGATTATGCCTACaacatctatatatatatatatatacacacacacacaacataTACACTTAGTTAGTactaaaatattttcttaaaaagaatgaaatgtcatttataaaaataaaccaTTTACATATACCTATACTGCAAACGCAAATTGTAATGCACATATACAAGATCATTGAGCCTTTGATGCTCCAACCTATTCCTTTTCTTAGTATGAATACGTTCAAAAACACTCCAATTACGCTCACATCCTGAAGAAGAAGCTGTTTGACTCAAAACCCGAATTGCAAGTTTTTGTAAGTTGGGAGCATCACAACCAAAGAGCTTCCACCAATTCTCTGTcatattcaaaatttaaatataaacaaaatatttataaattagatatatatatatatattagagagattcaaatgctagaaaaatataaattaccTGGTCTATCTTTCTTGCTAGTAAGAATAGCAAGTTTTCTGCCAAAACTTCCCTCCCGCTCTCGATACATTCCAATTTCTCTTGTTAAATTTTTCACACTACACCAATCCACCTTTGATTCTATGTAATCCAACAAACCATTTGTAATTTGTAGATGTGTAGAGAATGTGGCAGTGTCATATTGAAAAGCGGGATTTAAAAAATATGCCGTAGCATGCAAATTTTTCCTCAACATCCTATCCCATCGGTCATTGATGATATCAATGTTAGGCTTATATAGTCTTTCACTACTCCTGAACAGCTTCTTGATTCCAGTAATTGCTCTAAACATACCTTCATACACATACCCCAAAGAAGGCCTTTCATCAGTGTCACGAACTCTCAACAACCAAATAATAGGACCCATTATTCTCATCGTAATCAAACAATTATTCCAAAATCTATCATCCAAAACAATTTGTTTGACCTCTTTTCCTTTGTTCATTTTCAAGAACTTTTTTGTAATCTCCGCTAGTGACTAAAGCTTGTAAGTTGTCTTTGTGATCATGTAAGCTCTTTAGTGCAATAAAAGTGGTGGCAAATCGAGTCTCCCCCGGATGAATAATCTCCCTCCACCTATTAGTTTTTCTCAGCCAATTTAGAACATATTTATGATTATACACAAAAACAGTTATTGTAGCAGCAAGAGCCACTAGAGATTTAACAGTACCCATTTCACCAATATCCTTCAAAATCAAATTGATATAATGGGCAGCACATGGAGACCAGCAAATAGTTGGAtatctttca containing:
- the LOC113724531 gene encoding uncharacterized protein gives rise to the protein MGPIIWLLRVRDTDERPSLGYVYEGMFRAITGIKKLFRSSERLYKPNIDIINDRWDRMLRKNLHATAYFLNPAFQYDTATFSTHLQITNGLLDYIESKVDWCSVKNLTREIGMYREREGSFGRKLAILTSKKDRPENWWKLFGCDAPNLQKLAIRVLSQTASSSGCERNWSVFERIHTKKRNRLEHQRLNDLVYVHYNLRLQYRYM